The nucleotide sequence CCGGGCCCTCACCGATGTAGCGCTCCTTTTCGTCCGTCTGTCCTCCGATGGCCACGCGCCCACTGCACAGCAGCGCCCGGATGCGGCGGAACTGCTTATCCCCTACGATGCGGCCGAAGTCGGGGGACTCCCGAGGGTTGGAGCCAAAAAACTCGGTGATGGCCTCACGCAGGGCGGGCATCAGCTTCTCCTGCATCTCCACAGTGCAGAGCACGTAGTCGGGTGCGATGCAGGTCTGCCCCGCGTTGAAAAAGCGGCCCCAGGCCACCCGCCGGGCCACATTCTGCACATCGCAGGTGTCAGACACGTAGCAGGGGTTCTTGCCCCCCAGCTCCAGCGTCACAGGCGTCAGGTGCTTGGCAGCGGCTGTCATCACGATCCTCCCCACGGAGGGGCTGCCTGTGGGCCGGGAAAAGATGCACCACGGTGAGGATCCCACCATGCTACAGCACAACTCTGGGATGTGGCACTCTCGGGAGCCAGGTCCAGGGAAAACACACCAAGTCCCACCAGACCCTCAGACACACACCCCCCGGATCCTCCAACAGATCCTGACACCAGATCCCCAACACAAGCCCTGCCTTCTcagagggcagggaaggggtcCTGTTCGCAGGCAGGCTGCCCACCATCGCACGTTGACGGGCAGGGTAAGCCACAGCGGGGTGTCCAGCGGGAATCCCTCTTCCTCATTGCACAAAAACCAGGTAGGGCTCTGCTCTGGCCCTTGGGACATACCGGTGAAGAAGATGTAGTCGAACTTGTTCTCCAGCAGTCTGGTGGTCTCCTGCACGCCAGCAGTCACCACAGCAAAGCAGTCCTGCAACGTAAGAGGAAGGGTCACCCACTGTCAGCATCCACTGTATCCCTGTCCCCACCAAAAGCATCCCGGGCTGCTGGGCACATGGACACCGGCTGAGCGTGGAGGAAGGAGGTACAGCAGCACCTGAAACCAAGGATGGCGTGGTGCTGGTGCGTGCAAGGCAGGGTTGGGAACACCGtggccctggggcagggacagggacaaggACAGGAAGAGCTTCTTACATTGTCCAGGTAGCAGGTCAGCATTTCAGCAATAAGTCTCTCGCTGTTCTTGGTCGTCTCCGAGGGTTTGACAACAACACAGTTACCTGGCGGGAGATCGACAGGACATCAGAGCAGTGACATGGTTGACAGCCAGCCCTTCTGGCACCCCAGGCTGGGGACGAGGCCACTGGCCAGACCCCCTTGCTGGTGTGCCCGGCACTGCCTGGATCCTCCGGGCCAGGAGAGAGGTTCGGCTCACCGGCAGCGATGGCCCCGATGAGGGGCACCAGGAAGAGGTGGATGGGGTAGTTCCAGGGCGCGATGATGAGCACCACCCCATACGGGTCCTTGCGGATGAAGGCACAGTCCAGCTGCGTCACCTGGGAGAAAGAACACTACCTCAGTGTCGTTCCCACcgcctcctgccctgcctcagCCCAGCACACAGTGCTGCCCTCCCCAATCCGCTCTGCCCCTTGCCACCGGCAATTTGTCtccccctcttcctttcccaggtCAGCCCAGAGCTTCTGCCTTACCAGATTCTTGTCCACGTGCTCGTCCTTCATCCAGTGGCACAGGTTGTTCAGGGTGCTGTTGAGCTCATTCTTGCAGAGGAGGATCTCAGTGAAGTAAGCCTCAAAGGACGGCTGCAGACAGACATCACGTAAGCATCACACCAACACCgaccccatctcctccccttctGCACGAAACATCTCCCCCCTCTTCTGCCCATGAAGAGCAGGAGAAGGTATTAGGTAGCAGCTATTAAGCAGAAGTTGCTATCACCTCCTGCAACCCCCGGGCAATATCACAGTCCCtgaaattttatgaaaataggTATTtggccagaggaaaaaaacaatatttaacATCTTCACAATATTTAACAGCCTCCTGAGCTCAGCATCTGTGAACTGCTCACCTGGCAACAGAGCCCTGAGCCAAGGGGGGACCGAGCAATGTCACCAGAGCTCCAGGAGCTCCAGAAAAGCTGGTACTGGTGTCGGAGGCAGCTCTGCACTGCTGACCTGGGACGGAACAGTGCTGTTGTACTGGTGCGTTTGTGTTCCAACCACTTGGACACAAGAGTTGGAAGCAAAGCCCTGAGCTCCCTCCCACAGCCCACGCGCAGAAGCTGAACTTAAGACCCTGCTTTGttcaaacagaaatgtaaagaagAGCAACTGCTTAATTAAATGCCTGATGATGGAGCTCGGCTGCATGTCACCAGACTCCCCGTCCCAGGCAGAAACCCCCCGTAACTCCTGGGACTCCTGCACTGAGCTGGCACgcagctgggaaaggcaggTCGGGTGAGATGCCCCAGTCAGGGAATTAAACAAACCCAGCAGGTTTCTCCAAGATACACCATCCCATGACTAAATGGACAGTGACTTGGGAGCGGTGGCGGGACGTCAGAGCTGGGATCACAGGGGCTGCTGAGGCATTTCCTGCCCACGGTGggtcctctctgctgctgtaacCACAGCCGTGAAGCACAGCCCAGGACTGTTCTTGCAGAAGTGTGAAGACATAAGAAGATAACTCAGCAGGCTCAGTAAAGCCCCTCCATCGCCCCAGAGCAAAGCTCCTGTGCTCTGAAGCCGTGTTTGCAAAGCGCAGTGGGCGCAGCTGTCTGACACCCTCCACCACAAGGTCCTTTGGACTCCTCCAACCCAAAAGCATCCCTGGGTGGGAGCCTTCCTCCATCGCTGCAGCAAAACACCACTTTGGGGTTGGAAAGTTTGGTTGTTGGCTCCCAGGCAGCAACCTCTCATGCTCCACCACCAAGCCCCACTCAAGAGACTTTCAGGTCCCCAATGCCGCTCAAGAGCCTGGACACACGCCGCTGCCAGGAGGCTGAGCTGCTCCTAGATGTGAGGGCTCAGCAGGCACATCGGATGTCCGGTGAAGCAACGGAGCTGCTCTCAGCCAGGGCTGACAGTTGCATCACTAGGAGGATGAGGAAATTGCTGTTGAAGATGGGCCACTAAGGGTTTTGATGGGACACGAAGGTTGTAAGATGGGATATTAAGTCTGAGGTCATCCAAGTGCCTTCAATCATCAATGGAGAGAAACCGGCATCTCTGGAGGTGAGGCACCCACCTCAGATACGTAAGACCAGATGAATTGTCCATCTAACTATGAAGGCCTGACTGCATAACAAGCATATTACTAGACAACCAGCTCTAATTACATACAATTAGGAGAGATGAAGGACGCACTTCAAGCACTGATGCCTATCAACCCCCGGCTGAAGGAGAAGGCCCTCACCTCAAACAAACAAGGCAATTACAAACCTTGGTAGATGTCAAGATGTTGAAAGCCGTGTCTGAGGGCATGAGCCGCTGCACTGATACGCCCACAGACACAAGTCCTTTGGGTCTGAGTGCTACCACTACCAGTTAAGACCAGTTATGTTGCGCTGGGGCAAGCCATCCCTCTGAAAAGATTTCCTAATGCTGCCTGAGAGAAGCAGGCGGTGgtctgctgggctgcagcacatgtcaggaagggaaaaagggggagaaaagggtCCTGAAGCGGCTGGACAGAGAAGAGTTGAGCTGAGACTGCTAGACACAGCCATGGCAGGGATGCTCCTGCTTCCTCAGCAGACCATCCGGGAGTTCCTAGCGTGCCGCAATACCCAGAGCCACATCCAGGTCCCTGCCTGTGCCACCGCATGGCTCAGCGCCGTGCCAATAAAACCAGTCCCTGCGAGGCCAGCGAGCCGCCCCGGCCCTGAGCAGTCCTGGGAGGAATGTGCAAAGCCAGCAAGTTGCACAACACCAGTAATCCCAGGTGCGACTGTGCTGGTGAGGAGCACCCCGGGACATCACCATCTGCGGAGGTCGCGTGAAGCCACCGGGGACTCGAGGCGTGGGGCAGATGCAGAGGGCGAAGCTGGGTAATGCCGAGGTTCCACTTCGCATCGGCCAACAGAGGCTTTGCCCCGTTTAAGTGCACCAAGGATAGGGTTAGCAGCATTGACCCTGCCCAGCAGCATCGTCCCTATGCATGCTCCAGCTAATGCTGGCtacacagagctctgcagggacCCAGCACCTACGGGTGCACCACACCAGCCCTGGAGCATGTCAAGGGGGATGCAGGACCCCTGACGAGGGGACCCCCATGGCCAGAGCCCCACACCTGCACCCAGCAGGGTGCAAGACCCAGACAAGGGGGTATGAAGGGCCCCAAAGATTTGACCCCGGTGCCGAGCACCCGGCCCCCTCTCACCTTGCCCATGTCCAAGGCGGTGGCCTCCAGGATGTCCTGCTTCTTCTCATCCAGAAAGCGTCCCAGGGCCTCCAGCTGAGCCACACGGTACTCCATGGGCCGCGTCTTCCCCGAAAGCCAGGCTGCCCGCAGGTGGCTCACCAGCCCCGCATAGGGGTTCCCACTGTGGGAATGGGGATGTCAGAGGGatcccagccccatcccagcctCTCACACTCCCAGTGAGGATGGAGAGGAGCTCCACATCACCCCAGCTCTGCAtcaccccagcccagcaccaaaTCGGAGTCCCAGAGTccctggggagagggcagggagtCCACACACCCGAGTCTTCCCCCTGCTGCCAGGAGCAAGGGCTCCTTGTGCACCCTACACTGTACCATTCCCGGCAGTCTCCTCCCTTGGGCCACACAGGGGTGCGGTGGCCCACAGACCCCAAGCTtgtcccccagcatccctcaTCAGCACCAACCTGGGGACTCCATCACCCCGGCACTGCCACAGCACCCCCTGCCCGCCTCACCCCAAGCACCCTGTCTCCCTTCTGCCCCCAGCCACatgcccccagcccctcgctCTCACCATACGGCACTGCAGATCACCGGCCCCTTCCCGATGCCTCCGCTGCCCCCGCTGCACCCGGCAGCTTTCCCGGCATCACTGCCCATGGGGCTGCACTTGCCGCAGCCCAGGGGCTGCTGCCCAGGGGGCTCGAGGGACTGGTGCATGCTGAGCTGCGGGAAGGAGCTGCCGGTCTCCACGGAGAGTGTGGTGACCCTGGGGAGAGACACAGGGTGAGTTACGCCGGAGCTGGAAGCACCGGAGATGCCAGCTCAGTCCCAAGAGGAGTCACCCCGCAGCAAGACACCCATGCCCCGAGCCGGCCAGGGCTGCCCGCGGCACCTTTGAAGGATGGCTTGGTGCTCGGGGCTGTCCGGGCTGCGGGGTGACTCAGCCCGGCGCGGCTGCCAGAGGCCCCGGTGCACCCGGCGGGGAATGCCTGGGATTCCCGGGCCCTCCCCGTGCTCCGGGATGGCCACCAGCCTCCAGCCATGGACCTGCCCGGGTTGCCCTGCTGACATAGGGTCACCCCACGGGGACCTCAGGGACCCTGGAGTGGGGCAGCATCCCAGGCTGCCCCACTGGGATCCCCCAGGACCCTAGTGTGGGCCAGCATCCCGGGCTGACCCAAGGGGATCCCCAGGGACCCCGGCGTGGGGCCGTGTGAGCCAGCACCGGTGCTGCCGCAGCCCAGCCCACCTTCGGGCACAGCATCGCTCCACCAGCACACAAAGACATCCCcagagctggggagcagagccgCAGCCCCACATCTGCCCCCCATGCCCCTCTCCATGCCCAACGCACCTTTCCTCAAGGGAACCCACCCAGCGGGATGCCCAGTGCCCCACAGCCTCCACATGCGTGGGGCCAGAGAAGCCCAGCCATGGGGCCAGCCGAGTGCCACGCAGGGGGGTCCAGTCCCTGGGGCCCCGAGGTGCCTACCTGGGGGGCTGAGTGGTGGCGAGAGGAGCGTGAGGCCGGGCTGGCACTGCCGAGGCTCAGGGTGCCCCTCCTAAATGCTGTGGGGCCAGTGGCCAGGCCCCATGGccggggggggtgggcaggatTGTGCCCCGCCTCCGTGGGGCTGGCAATGGGTACAAGGCCTGGGATggaatgggatgggatgggactGGATGGGATGGGACGGACGGTGGCACTGGGGAACTCCCATGGCCACCAAACCACCACCGTGAACCTTGACCCATTGGGACTCCACAGATACCCGTCACCCTGCTCCCCAGGGCCACCTTGACCCACGGGGACCTCAGAGACACCCATCATCCTTCTCCCCGGGACCACCCTCACCCACGGGGACCCCGCAGACACCCCCGATGGACCCCATGGGTCCCCTCTCTGCCCACAGGGCTGCCCACTCCCACCCCAGTGCCAGCCGCCTGAGCCCTCAGCTCACCCcgcacccagccctgcctgccggCACCAGTTCCTCCTGCCCGGCACCGCAGCCCTCACCTCCCCTCCACCGACGCCGGCTCCCCACACGCCCGCTCCCCCACCCGACCTTAATTACCCCGCCTCGTAAACAGGAagggcagcagccctgccccacacaccctgccaccGCGCCCCGGGCTCAGTCCCCACGGCCACACTCCCCGGGGACCCACAGCAGCCCCCCAGGGAAAGGGGAATAGTTTCCCCCCTGGCAGCACCCCAAATTGGCACCGTGTGCTTGGCCATGATGCCCAGAGCAGCCCCAAGAGCCAACCCTGGCTTTGAGGGGGGCACAGGCCTTCCCGAGCAGCCCCTGCCTCCACGGAGGATGCCACATGTCCGTCGGAGAGACCCGCAAGGGACAGCAGTGGATCAGTACTGAGAACGGGCTCGTGGGGGGTACCGGGGTCCCCCACCCCAATTTGGGACGTGCCCGGGGAGGAGATGCTCCGCACAGCCCCCGGGGATGGGGAAAACCGGGGGACCAGCTCTCCATCGGCATCACCGGAGCCTGAACTGAGGGCGGCTGCAGACCCGGGGGTCGCACAGTGCTGGGGATGCAAAtcagccccgggggggggatGACACACACTGAGGGGGTTGTACCCCCAACCTGCCTCGCCGTCCACCATCGCTCGGGTTTGGGGTCACAGGTCCGCACCCCCGGGAAGGGCCCTTTCCCCCCCGCACCCTGGGGTGGCTCCTCTTGCCCAGGACGAAGGGGACCTCGGGGCAGGTGTTGCTCCCAGGGCCGCATCCTGCACCACTGCCCTTCCCAGGGCTGTCCCCTGCCATGTCCCCCTCATCCCATGGGAGCCACAACCTCATTGCCCTCCCACGTGGCGCTGGCTGCTCCTTCACCGCATCTCAAGAATCCCCCGCTACCGGCTGGGCCGGATCCTGCCCCGGCTCCCGGTGACGGAGATTTTACCCTCTGCCCTGCCCAGAGATCTCCCCACCCCGCCCCGGAGCACCGGCACTGCACGGCCATGGGCACCCCGCCATCACCACGTGCCTGGAcgccctcccagccccaggttTTGGGTGACACGAGGACAAGCGTATGCCCCGCCAACACCCCAAACCAGCCTCGCACCCCCAAAACGAGGTGTCCCCCCACCCGGGGCACCCTGCCACATCACCCCGGCCGGGAAAGGGAAGCGAGAGTGGCAGGGCCCAGAGCAGGACAGGCACCCAGTGCCACGGGCCACCCCGAGCTGGCAGCACCCACACCAGGGCCCggtgggggtgctgggggggacgacacaggggtgctggggagcgGGGTGCTGTGCAGGGAGCGGAACGGGGGCCGTGTGGGTTGGGGTGGGTGCTGTGCGAGGGGTGGGGGTGcaatgggtgctggggggggggtcagggtgcCATGCGGTGGGGGTGTGCGATGGGTGCTGTgaagtgtgtgggggggtgtcaggATGCTGAGGATGGGCGCAAGGTCGGGGGTATGGGGCAGGGGGTGTAcaggctggaggcagcagcagcgcaggcagaccgggaccgggacgcggggggggctgcgggacACGAGGGGTGCGGGACACGGTGGAGGGCGTGCGGGACCCGGGGAGGGGTGCGGGGGGTGCCGGAGCGGCCCCTTTAAACCCCCCCCCGGTCCTgcccgccccgtcccgtccgAAAGAGGAAGCATCGCCcgctccgcccccccccagcccgggccGCCCCGCACGGCTCCGGTACcggggagcagggggctggggacCGGTGTGGGGGTGCTGGGCGCACGGGGGCAAAGCACGTGGGTGCACGGTGTAGGGGTGCGGGGTACGAGGGTGCGAGGTgcgggggctgggggtgctgagCCCATGGGAGCAGCCGTGGGCGTACGAGACACGTGGGTGGAGAGCTTGGGGGTGCCAATactgtcccccccaccccagccctgacACCATCCAGGCCCCCCCTGCCCAGAGGCGG is from Aquila chrysaetos chrysaetos unplaced genomic scaffold, bAquChr1.4, whole genome shotgun sequence and encodes:
- the LOC115338452 gene encoding aldehyde dehydrogenase family 3 member B2-like, whose translation is MHQSLEPPGQQPLGCGKCSPMGSDAGKAAGCSGGSGGIGKGPVICSAVCGNPYAGLVSHLRAAWLSGKTRPMEYRVAQLEALGRFLDEKKQDILEATALDMGKPSFEAYFTEILLCKNELNSTLNNLCHWMKDEHVDKNLVTQLDCAFIRKDPYGVVLIIAPWNYPIHLFLVPLIGAIAAGNCVVVKPSETTKNSERLIAEMLTCYLDNDCFAVVTAGVQETTRLLENKFDYIFFTGSPSVGRIVMTAAAKHLTPVTLELGGKNPCYVSDTCDVQNVARRVAWGRFFNAGQTCIAPDYVLCTVEMQEKLMPALREAITEFFGSNPRESPDFGRIVGDKQFRRIRALLCSGRVAIGGQTDEKERYI